TAATTCCGGCAACATATTAGTCTTCACTGAGTTCCAGATTTCCAACTCAGCATCTATAAGCGTTGTCAATTCGTTTCTGACCGCTATCATTGAATCCGTCGGTTTAAAATCCTGCGTTCCCATACCAATCAATGCATTCAGATGCGCCAGTTTATTTGTGAGTTTGATAGGGTAGTTCAGCGGATCCTGACCACTTTTATTTTTTGTCTGGTATAAATTGTTTTCTACTTTGGTCATGATGGAGTCCATCCCGGATGCATGATCTTTTAAGTCTTTGTCGTCTGTTTTATCTGTAAAGTCCTTTATTTGCGCCTTCAGTGCTCTGATATCAATGATTGCCTGATGAGCAGCAGATGTGGTGGTGTTAACAGACTTTATAAAGTCAAATTGAGCTTTTATATCATCTATACTTGATTCTGAAACCGGGTTTTGGAGTATTTCAAATTCCTGATCTTCTGTTTTACCATTGCGATTGAGTCTGACTTTGTATTTTCCGGGAACAGCGACTGGTCCATTCAGCGAAGCCCACCATAAAATCATCCCGTCAAATCTTTTGGCAGGCGGATATTGCATATTCCAGGAAAATACATTTCCGCCCTCTTTTACCTTTAGTTTGTCCCGATCTTCTTTAGCATGGTTCGAGAATATTCTGATACTGTCACCGTTTAATTCATGGAAACTAAGCGTAATTGTATCTTTGGTATTATCGTATTTTTCGATGTAAAAATGGGTCATCTGACCTCCCGGGTGATTGGTTCCGTTTTGTTTGTCATTTTTATTCTGATATCCGGACATACGGTAGCCCGGCATGGGTTTATACAGTTTTGTGTCAGGTTTTTTTTCTGATTCCTGCTGGTGCAAAACAGTCAGATCATCAATCAGCCATAAGCTTCTGCCCTGAGTTGCAGCAATCAGATTATTATTTTTGATTGTCAGGTCTGTAATCGGAACAACGGGCAGGTTCAGTTGGAAGGGTGCCCATTTTTCTCCTTCATCAAAAGAAATGTACATACCAAATTCTGTTCCTGCATACAGCAATCCTTTCCGGATAGGATCAGCACGCAACACCCGGGTAAAGTGTTCATCAGGTATTCCATTGACAATCTTTTTCCAGGTTTTTCCATAATCATTTGTTTTGTAAAGATAGGGTAGGTAGTCTCCTGATTTATACATCGTGCCTGCTGCATAACAAGTTGCCGGATCCGTTGGAGAAGGGTCTACACTGTTAAACATCAGATATTTTGGCATGATAGAACTGGTAACATCAGTCCAAGAAGTACCACCGTCCTTCGTTACATGGATTTTTCCGTCATCCGTTCCTGCCCAGATAACGCCTTCTTTTACAGGTGATTCGGCAACGGCAAAAATGGTGGCGTAATACTCCACACTGGTATTGTCTTTTGTGATAGGTCCGCCGGAAGGTCCTAATTTTTCTTTTTCATTGCGGGTCAGATCAGGACTGACTAATTGCCAGCTTTGGCCTTCATCCGTACTCAGGTGCAAATGGTTGGAAGCTGTATATAGTTTGTTTTTGTCATGATGCGAAAAGAAAATCGGAAAATTCCATTGAAACCTGTACTTCATACCTTCTGCTCCATAACCCATTGGATTATCCGGCCAGACATTGATTCCTCTGATGGATTTGGTGCGATGATTGACTCTTGACAAAAAACCACCATAACTCCCACCGTAAACAATCTCGTTATCTTTGGGATCTACTGTGATGTGTGCTGATTCGCCACCGGCAGTCTCTTCCCACTCTTCTTCTGTGATAGCACCCCCAAAGGATCTGTGCGGTATTCTCAGCGTACTGTTATCCTGTTGGGCTACGTAGATGCGATATGGAAAGTGATCGTCCGTGGTTACGC
The genomic region above belongs to Saprospiraceae bacterium and contains:
- a CDS encoding glycosyl hydrolase; protein product: MKKYSSVLCILFLIFEYTHAQQAASQIQNAENYYSSLSWRHIGPFRGGRSCAVTGVPGKANLFYFGATGGGVWKTIDGGRSWSNISDGFFGGSIGSISVAESDHNVIYVGGGEKTVRGNVSFGTGMYKSEDAGKTWKATGLEKSRHITRIRIHPKDSDVVYAAVLGDLYKSSSDRGVYKSTDGGKSWKKVLFANADAGAVDLCMDPTNPRILYATTWNIRRTPYSLSSGGDGSALWKSTDSGETWKNISANEGLPTGIWGIAGIAVAHNNSERLFAIIENENGGIFRSDDGGKSWVKTNDDRSMRQRAWYYTRVYTDTKDDNSVYVLNVNYHKSTDGGKSFSSAEAPHGDHHDLWIAPEDPRRMIMADDGGAQVTYDGGETWSTYHNQPTAQFYRVTTDDHFPYRIYVAQQDNSTLRIPHRSFGGAITEEEWEETAGGESAHITVDPKDNEIVYGGSYGGFLSRVNHRTKSIRGINVWPDNPMGYGAEGMKYRFQWNFPIFFSHHDKNKLYTASNHLHLSTDEGQSWQLVSPDLTRNEKEKLGPSGGPITKDNTSVEYYATIFAVAESPVKEGVIWAGTDDGKIHVTKDGGTSWTDVTSSIMPKYLMFNSVDPSPTDPATCYAAGTMYKSGDYLPYLYKTNDYGKTWKKIVNGIPDEHFTRVLRADPIRKGLLYAGTEFGMYISFDEGEKWAPFQLNLPVVPITDLTIKNNNLIAATQGRSLWLIDDLTVLHQQESEKKPDTKLYKPMPGYRMSGYQNKNDKQNGTNHPGGQMTHFYIEKYDNTKDTITLSFHELNGDSIRIFSNHAKEDRDKLKVKEGGNVFSWNMQYPPAKRFDGMILWWASLNGPVAVPGKYKVRLNRNGKTEDQEFEILQNPVSESSIDDIKAQFDFIKSVNTTTSAAHQAIIDIRALKAQIKDFTDKTDDKDLKDHASGMDSIMTKVENNLYQTKNKSGQDPLNYPIKLTNKLAHLNALIGMGTQDFKPTDSMIAVRNELTTLIDAELEIWNSVKTNMLPELNKMIKTKALDIIVLPKK